Proteins encoded by one window of Arachis hypogaea cultivar Tifrunner chromosome 1, arahy.Tifrunner.gnm2.J5K5, whole genome shotgun sequence:
- the LOC112722572 gene encoding uncharacterized protein produces MLIKPPVKAGTYQDQKNQKEIADTGKSKHTSERRDKGTWQDPVETPTSKGIINYILGGFAGGGITNTARKRSYRAMMTMEGTQQNSPAPTSSAIVNFSASDFKSRTPNRDDPVVISVSMGELIVKKVLLDPGSSTDVLFYSTFKKMQLSDKSLQPSGGELAGFSGERVPISSYV; encoded by the exons ATGCTCATAAAGCCACCAGTCAAAGCGGGAACGTACCAAGATCAAAA GAACCAGAAGGAAATAGCTGACACGGGCAAGTCGAAGCATACCTCGGAACGCAGAGACAAAGGAACATGGCAGGACCCAGTAGAAACCCCCACCTCCAAAGGGATCATAAACTACATATTAGGAGGTTTCGCCGGAGGAGGAATAACAAACACAGCAAGGAAACGAAGTTATAGAGCCATGATGACAATGGAAGGAACTCAGCAGAACTCTCCAGCGCCAACATCCTCGGCCATTGTCAATTTCAGTGCTTCTGATTTCAAATCAAGAACTCCAAACCGAGATGACCCAGTGGTAATTTCTGTAAGCATGGGAGAATTGATTGTGAAAAAGGTGCTGCTCGATCCAGGAAGCAGCACCGATGTCTTGTTCTACTCCACATTCAAGAAGATGCAATTAAGCGACAAGTCATTACAACCATCAGGAGGAGAACTGGCAGGTTTTTCGGGTGAAAGGGTCCCCATATCAAGTTACGTCTAG
- the LOC112803670 gene encoding uncharacterized protein, translated as MNRRGGGGFGGGAGGGRDPFFDFGGDPFGGGFGGGFGPFGPPGSLISSLFGGRDPFDDPFFRSPFGGGMFGSSPFGAAPAGFPGFPFSQDMHPAGFLDQHQAQAPAPESSVRRGPIIEELNSDDDDDDDQGGEVKEGNKAKKENPRKHGRSSSDSFVEHPKGGIEGKKSRHLQARNEYNNEFNNRFNVARAEPQTQSFCFQTVSYGGANGTYYTSSRTRRTGSDGVTYEEAKEADSSTREASQRVSRGIHGKGHSLSRKLNSDGRVDSMQTLHNLNEDELAGFEDEWKQKGQKYLPELTGNIGALDSQQTAQARQGGWALPSSEHGHPARTISEAQDRAGSSRTQERARTDYSERSASHPRGRGRN; from the exons ATGAATAGACGTGGAGGAGGAGGgtttggtggtggtgctggtggtggtagGGATCCGTTCTTTGATTTTGGTGGTGACCCTTTTGGTGGTGGTTTTGGAGGAGGGTTTGGTCCCTTTGGACCTCCTGGAAGCTTAATCTCGAGCTTATTTGGGGGAAGGGACCCTTTTGATGACCCTTTCTTCAGAAGTCCTTTTGGTGGAGGCATGTTTGGTTCTAGCCCCTTTGGTGCTGCCCCTGCTGGATTCCCTGGATTCCCTTTCTCCCAGGATATGCATCCAGCTGGGTTTCTTGATCAGCATCAGGCTCAGGCTCCTGCTCCCGAGTCTAGCGTGCGAAGGGGGCCTATCATTGAGGAATTgaactctgatgatgatgatgatgatgatcaggGTGGGGAAGTCAAAGAAGGAAACAAGGCAAAGAAAGAGAATCCACGAAAGCATGGCAGGTCCAGCAGTGATTCGTTTGTTGAACATCCAAAAGGAGGAATCGAAG GGAAGAAAAGCAGGCACTTGCAGGCTAGGAATGAGTACAACAATGAATTCAACAACAGATTCAATGTGGCTAGGGCTGAACCTCAAACTCAAAGCTTCTGCTTCCAAACCGTAAGCTATGGTGGTGCTAATGGAACATACTATACTTCGTCAAGGACAAGGAGGACCGGCAGTGATGGG GTGACATATGAAGAGGCCAAAGAGGCTGATAGTTCTACAAGGGAAGCTTCTCAGAGAGTTTccagaggcattcatggcaag GGACATTCCCTTTCAAGAAAACTTAATTCGGATGGTAGAGTGGACAGCATGCAGACCTTGCACAATCTGAATGAAG ATGAACTTGCTGGTTTTGAAGATGAATGGAAACAAAAAGGTCAAAAGTATTTGCCTGAATTGACTGGGAATATTG GAGCTCTTGATAGCCAACAAACTGCACAGGCCAGGCAGGGTGGGTGGGCTCTCCCTTCTTCGGAGCATGGTCATCCTGCCCGAACAATTTCTGAAGCTCAAGATAGAGCAGGCTCTTCTCGCACGCAGGAGAGAGCAAGGACAGATTACAGTGAGAGGAGTGCATCTCATCCACGGGGACGGGGCAGAAACTAA